One part of the Vicia villosa cultivar HV-30 ecotype Madison, WI linkage group LG6, Vvil1.0, whole genome shotgun sequence genome encodes these proteins:
- the LOC131612045 gene encoding calcium-binding allergen Bet v 3-like, translating to MGEVSLASPSKSFRLRSPSLNSLRLRRIFDMFDKNGDSMITVEEINQALNLLGLEAEFKDVESMIKSYIKPGMEGLTYEDFVALHESLGDAYFGVAEEVDEDTQNDDLWEAFKVFDEDGDGYISAKELQVVLGKLGLVEGNMIDNVQRMIVSVDTNHDGRVDFNEFKEMMRNTIAPSS from the exons ATGGGGGAAGTAAGCCTGGCATCTCCATCAAAGTCGTTTCGGCTTCGAAGTCCGAGTCTGAACTCGCTCCGTCTCCGGCGAATCTTTGACATGTTTGACAAGAACGGTGATTCCATGATAACTGTGGAAGAAATTAACCAGGCACTCAACCTTTTGGGATTGGAAGCTGAGTTCAAAGACGTTGAATCCATGATCAA GTCTTACATAAAGCCGGGGATGGAAGGACTAACATACGAAGATTTCGTGGCATTGCACGAGTCACTAGGGGACGCATATTTTGGGGTGGCTGAAGAAGTAGATGAGGATACACAAAATGATGATCTATGGGAGGCGTTCAAGGTGTttgatgaagatggtgatggTTACATATCAGCTAAGGAATTGCAAGTTGTGTTGGGGAAGCTTGGACTTGTAGAAGGGAACATGATTGATAATGTTCAACGAATGATTGTGTCTGTCGATACCAACCATGATGGTCGTGTTGATTTCAATGAGTTTAAGGAAATGATGCGCAACACTATTGCCCCTAGTtcttga